A genomic window from Pseudoalteromonas piratica includes:
- a CDS encoding imelysin family protein produces MKKIANFALSSLCVAMLAACSGDDGKDGTDGATGAAGTDGTNGVSTFVTEKDVVITNAQHAYAVYADSLIAAKQLKNILEQFVVNPTDENFTAAKNAWLDAREPYGQSEVYRFREGPIDNLTTDDNGDPVLVAEEGPEGAINAWPLAEALIDYTVDMDGAQLPENPATLPVAGNIIADIAEFPEITKDLLAAQFERGDDEANVTSGYHAIEFLLWGQDLNADGSYTPNRDYSAGYRKVNDYYTAASGMGECTSGVDNIVDSSICERRGDYLIAAADLLIDDLQGVVDAWTPGSGFHYVEFTKDDNVKMSLAKILEGMGRLSFGELAGERMSIALRTDSQEDEHSCFSDNTHRDIFLNAKGIQNAFTGAYQRMDGETLKGASIYDLLVVDGSHQLANELRAAIENTMAQAAVIDTNAKLGYSFDVQIQHADLKQPVTNTIEALKLQTQVIKKAIEALEVTTGDLEQDTEEFEG; encoded by the coding sequence ATGAAAAAAATAGCTAATTTTGCGCTTTCTTCTTTATGTGTTGCGATGCTTGCAGCATGTAGTGGTGACGATGGCAAAGATGGTACTGATGGCGCAACCGGTGCTGCAGGTACTGACGGTACAAATGGTGTTTCTACTTTTGTAACTGAAAAAGATGTTGTTATCACGAATGCTCAGCATGCTTATGCTGTTTATGCTGATTCTCTTATTGCTGCAAAGCAGCTTAAAAATATACTTGAGCAATTTGTAGTAAATCCAACTGATGAAAACTTCACTGCTGCAAAAAATGCATGGCTGGATGCCCGTGAACCTTACGGTCAATCGGAAGTATATCGTTTTCGCGAAGGGCCAATTGATAACTTAACAACCGATGACAATGGTGACCCTGTGTTAGTTGCTGAAGAAGGGCCTGAAGGTGCAATTAACGCCTGGCCACTCGCGGAAGCATTGATTGATTACACGGTCGATATGGATGGTGCGCAACTGCCTGAAAACCCAGCGACGTTGCCAGTTGCGGGTAATATTATTGCTGATATTGCTGAATTTCCTGAAATTACCAAAGACTTGCTTGCAGCGCAATTTGAACGCGGTGACGATGAAGCTAATGTGACATCGGGCTATCACGCTATTGAGTTCTTATTATGGGGGCAAGACTTAAATGCAGACGGTTCTTATACACCAAACCGTGATTACAGCGCAGGTTACCGTAAAGTAAATGATTACTACACTGCAGCGAGTGGTATGGGGGAATGTACCTCTGGTGTTGATAATATTGTTGATTCATCAATTTGTGAGCGTCGCGGTGACTACCTAATTGCAGCGGCAGATTTATTGATTGATGATCTACAAGGTGTGGTAGATGCATGGACTCCGGGTTCTGGTTTCCACTATGTTGAGTTTACTAAAGATGACAATGTAAAGATGTCTTTAGCAAAAATTCTTGAGGGCATGGGTCGTTTAAGTTTCGGTGAATTAGCCGGAGAGCGAATGAGTATTGCACTTCGTACCGACTCACAAGAAGATGAGCATTCATGTTTTTCAGATAATACGCACCGCGATATTTTCTTAAATGCGAAAGGTATTCAAAATGCATTCACAGGTGCTTATCAACGCATGGATGGTGAGACCCTAAAAGGTGCAAGTATTTATGACTTGTTAGTTGTTGATGGTTCCCACCAACTTGCCAATGAATTACGTGCAGCAATTGAAAATACCATGGCACAAGCTGCCGTTATCGATACCAATGCAAAACTGGGTTATTCGTTTGATGTGCAAATTCAACATGCTGATTTAAAGCAACCAGTGACCAATACAATCGAAGCATTGAAGTTACAAACTCAAGTGATCAAAAAAGCGATTGAAGCGCTGGAAGTAACTACAGGCGATCTTGAGCAAGATACTGAAGAGTTTGAAGGCTAA
- a CDS encoding di-heme oxidoreductase family protein: MKRHIFLSSLVFAVVGCGGSSTTSDLVPDKPSPPTVTLPGQPNDGLAPISQSEPDASEHLSGGEVTSNVFNEDAFSQSAPTIRNEFELDAVFKSGDHLFRGTHKGLGPVFNNPTCQGCHIKDGRGEVPSNKDIAMTSMFLRISDENGQPDAIYGNQLQTFGTVTGHPTGALPKFNGALDEGLAYGEAYAFVEYETLTGQFADGESYELRNPIYKVTDLSYGPFNDTVRFSARVSPSIFGSGLLHAIPEAFITSYADPDDVDNNGISGRAVYVTEPISEQTKLARFGYKLGAASVLQQIAGAYRGDMGVTNRINQDEPCTTNQLACIAQAELEQDSEALGLDLSDIDLAQVEFYNRLLAVPKRRGFDSQTNTWQDDIVKGRALFFAANCNGCHVPRHKTGEAPASLLGDVDILGFKDSSTPIAALSEQVIYPYTDLLLHDMGGECAPISKENTQGGSCQIGDNCIYVQRCEGLADNRPEGSASGTEWRTAPLWGLGLVKQVNARATFLHDGRARNISEAILWHGGEAEQAKQAYLAMAKSDRELLLAFLNSL, translated from the coding sequence ATGAAGAGACACATTTTTCTTTCAAGTTTAGTTTTTGCTGTTGTTGGTTGCGGTGGCTCATCAACGACTTCAGATCTAGTTCCTGATAAACCTTCACCACCAACAGTAACATTGCCAGGACAACCGAATGATGGATTAGCGCCAATCAGCCAAAGCGAGCCGGATGCGAGCGAGCATTTATCCGGTGGTGAAGTAACGAGCAATGTGTTTAACGAGGATGCATTCAGTCAATCAGCTCCCACCATTCGTAACGAGTTTGAATTAGATGCCGTTTTTAAGTCGGGCGATCACTTATTTAGAGGGACGCACAAAGGGTTGGGACCGGTTTTCAACAATCCAACGTGTCAGGGATGCCATATTAAAGATGGGCGCGGTGAAGTGCCCAGTAACAAAGATATCGCAATGACCAGCATGTTCCTGCGCATTAGCGATGAAAATGGCCAACCGGATGCAATTTATGGCAATCAATTACAAACCTTCGGCACCGTGACAGGTCATCCAACAGGCGCATTGCCGAAATTTAATGGCGCGTTAGATGAAGGGCTTGCTTATGGTGAAGCGTATGCCTTTGTTGAGTATGAAACGCTGACAGGGCAATTCGCAGATGGTGAAAGCTATGAGTTACGCAACCCAATTTATAAAGTAACCGATTTATCTTATGGTCCCTTTAACGATACGGTGCGATTTTCTGCCCGTGTTTCGCCGTCGATTTTTGGCTCTGGCTTATTACATGCCATTCCAGAAGCGTTTATCACCAGCTATGCCGACCCAGATGATGTTGATAACAATGGCATTTCAGGTCGCGCAGTTTATGTGACTGAACCGATCTCAGAGCAAACAAAACTAGCACGCTTTGGTTATAAACTTGGGGCCGCATCAGTACTGCAACAAATCGCCGGTGCGTATCGAGGTGATATGGGCGTAACAAACCGTATTAATCAAGATGAACCCTGTACTACCAATCAGTTAGCCTGCATTGCACAAGCTGAACTTGAGCAAGATAGCGAAGCGTTAGGTTTAGATCTCAGTGATATCGATCTTGCGCAAGTGGAATTTTATAACCGCTTGCTGGCGGTGCCGAAACGCCGTGGTTTTGATAGCCAAACAAACACTTGGCAGGATGATATTGTGAAGGGGCGCGCGCTATTTTTTGCAGCCAATTGTAATGGTTGTCATGTGCCACGCCATAAAACAGGTGAAGCACCAGCAAGCTTATTAGGTGATGTGGATATTCTTGGCTTTAAAGATTCGAGCACTCCTATTGCGGCATTGAGTGAGCAAGTTATTTACCCTTACACAGATTTACTGCTTCATGATATGGGTGGTGAATGTGCGCCAATTAGCAAAGAAAATACCCAAGGAGGCAGTTGCCAAATAGGAGATAACTGCATTTATGTACAGCGCTGCGAAGGGCTTGCCGATAACCGCCCAGAAGGCAGTGCTTCTGGCACTGAATGGCGAACAGCGCCGCTTTGGGGCTTAGGGTTGGTGAAGCAAGTGAATGCGCGTGCAACATTTTTACATGATGGTCGCGCCCGCAATATTAGCGAAGCTATTTTATGGCACGGCGGTGAAGCCGAACAAGCCAAACAAGCTTATTTAGCGATGGCAAAAAGTGACCGTGAATTACTGCTCGCATTTTTAAATTCGCTATGA
- a CDS encoding di-heme oxidoreductase family protein: protein MTKHIFLSVFSLAVLLCGCTEQKTPEFSKSELRPGGDTTLKRINTRTFIHPSENLDLDQQLDFWDGFSFFRDPWVAAPAATTDRDGLGPLYNARSCKACHIRGGRGKLVGEGTHSPMALLFRLGDLQNGDAVDKHYGGQFQPFAIKLAKPASLAAEGKVKIQYETITGQYADGTTYQLTKPNYQLVDLAYGNLQPTTVISPRYAPALYGMGLLDAISEIDLLAQQDINDQNQDGISAKYNRVVNPKTQQRELGRFGFKASQVSLASQTAAAFVNDIGITNPFFIRDTCTHSQLVCQQASNMGGHDTALEIPEKLHKLTVFMGAHVAVQPTRKLTSEKAQQGRALFYLANCHSCHTPSYTTQSDYPIKKLANQTIWPYTNLALHDMGEGLADNKAEGLANGREWRTPPLWGIGLQQKVQGYQAFLHDGRAKTIAEAILWHGGEAEQAKSAFVNFNQQQRDALIYFLQQI from the coding sequence ATGACCAAACATATATTTCTTAGCGTATTTAGTTTAGCGGTTTTGCTTTGTGGTTGTACTGAGCAAAAGACACCTGAGTTTTCAAAAAGCGAGTTACGTCCTGGCGGTGACACCACGCTTAAACGCATTAATACACGCACTTTTATTCACCCATCGGAAAATCTCGATTTAGATCAGCAATTGGACTTTTGGGATGGATTTTCGTTTTTCCGCGATCCATGGGTCGCAGCCCCTGCAGCAACCACAGATCGTGATGGTTTAGGGCCGCTTTATAATGCGCGCTCTTGCAAAGCATGTCATATCCGTGGTGGTCGCGGTAAGTTAGTCGGTGAAGGCACACATTCACCTATGGCGTTGTTGTTTCGCTTGGGAGATTTACAAAATGGTGATGCGGTTGATAAGCATTATGGTGGGCAGTTCCAGCCTTTTGCTATTAAGTTAGCTAAACCGGCAAGCTTAGCTGCAGAAGGTAAAGTGAAAATTCAGTATGAAACGATCACAGGTCAATATGCAGACGGTACGACCTACCAACTCACTAAGCCGAACTACCAACTGGTAGATTTAGCTTATGGTAATTTACAACCAACGACTGTAATCTCCCCCCGTTATGCCCCGGCACTTTATGGTATGGGCTTGTTAGATGCGATAAGTGAAATTGATTTACTTGCACAGCAAGATATTAACGACCAGAACCAGGATGGCATCTCGGCTAAATACAACCGTGTTGTGAATCCAAAAACGCAGCAGCGCGAACTAGGGCGGTTTGGTTTTAAAGCAAGTCAGGTCAGTTTAGCCTCTCAAACAGCAGCCGCGTTTGTTAACGATATTGGCATTACCAACCCATTTTTCATTCGGGATACCTGCACTCATTCGCAACTCGTCTGTCAACAAGCTTCAAATATGGGTGGCCATGATACAGCACTTGAGATCCCTGAAAAATTGCACAAGCTCACGGTGTTTATGGGGGCACATGTCGCAGTGCAGCCAACACGTAAATTAACCTCAGAAAAAGCACAACAGGGTAGAGCGCTTTTTTATTTAGCGAATTGTCATAGTTGTCATACACCAAGTTACACCACACAAAGCGACTATCCGATTAAAAAGCTCGCTAATCAAACTATTTGGCCTTACACCAATTTAGCCTTGCACGATATGGGGGAAGGTTTGGCAGATAACAAAGCCGAGGGATTAGCGAATGGCCGCGAGTGGCGTACCCCCCCTCTTTGGGGCATAGGTTTGCAGCAAAAAGTACAAGGCTACCAAGCATTTCTTCATGATGGTAGAGCGAAAACAATCGCTGAAGCCATTCTATGGCATGGCGGTGAAGCTGAACAAGCAAAGTCGGCATTTGTGAATTTTAATCAACAACAGCGCGATGCGTTGATTTACTTTTTACAACAAATTTAA
- a CDS encoding imelysin family protein: MKFKALTVLITASLLTACGGGGSETSKETPPVTPPVVTLTKDQAMTQLLAAQADHYILPAYSALVDEADKLDAASISFCAYGSPSQDELAVLKSAWLDASKAWQFAKAVKMGPESEAFRHYRMQFWPDNNNAVSRGVASLLAAQVIDANAVASLQDGAQGLPALELLIFNTDEENALLTAQNKEDRCLAVMAIAANVKTIAMEILTGWQQQTTGFVNDFKNGTGDYDSKQAVLEDFVTNWFELIEVIKDNKLNDVKGTLLPGYPEKAEAHYSLSSLENIKVNLAALKAAYLAGDGYGFDEYLNDIHQNTSVNEKILAYFNELETLTNTIDKPLSQAVTIQENRNALSPLITKIEEFRLYLSTDFIQLTQLNPNFNSNDGD, from the coding sequence ATGAAATTTAAGGCACTAACAGTATTGATAACCGCATCGCTATTAACCGCATGTGGCGGTGGTGGCAGTGAAACCTCAAAAGAAACACCGCCGGTCACGCCACCTGTTGTCACACTGACAAAAGATCAGGCGATGACACAATTACTAGCAGCGCAAGCAGACCATTATATTTTACCTGCTTATTCAGCGCTGGTGGATGAAGCTGACAAACTGGATGCTGCAAGTATTTCGTTTTGCGCTTACGGGTCACCGAGTCAAGACGAATTGGCGGTACTTAAATCAGCTTGGCTTGATGCAAGTAAAGCGTGGCAGTTTGCTAAAGCCGTTAAAATGGGTCCAGAGTCAGAGGCGTTTCGCCATTACCGCATGCAATTTTGGCCGGATAATAATAACGCAGTGAGTCGTGGTGTGGCCTCTCTATTAGCTGCACAAGTTATTGATGCTAATGCGGTAGCAAGCTTACAAGATGGTGCGCAAGGGTTGCCTGCGCTTGAGTTATTAATTTTTAACACCGATGAAGAAAACGCATTACTAACCGCTCAAAATAAAGAAGACCGTTGTTTAGCAGTAATGGCGATTGCTGCCAATGTTAAAACTATCGCAATGGAAATTCTGACGGGGTGGCAACAACAAACCACTGGGTTTGTGAATGATTTTAAAAACGGTACGGGCGATTATGATTCTAAACAAGCGGTACTTGAAGACTTCGTGACCAATTGGTTTGAGTTAATTGAAGTGATCAAAGACAATAAATTAAACGATGTGAAAGGCACGCTTCTTCCTGGCTATCCGGAAAAGGCTGAGGCTCATTATAGTTTATCATCGCTTGAAAATATTAAGGTGAATCTAGCAGCCTTAAAGGCAGCTTATCTTGCAGGTGATGGCTACGGTTTTGATGAGTACTTAAACGATATTCATCAAAATACCAGCGTAAATGAAAAAATCTTGGCTTACTTTAATGAGCTTGAAACACTTACAAATACAATTGATAAACCTTTATCTCAAGCAGTAACAATTCAAGAAAACCGTAATGCATTATCACCTCTTATCACTAAAATTGAAGAGTTTAGGCTTTATCTTTCAACTGACTTTATTCAATTAACGCAGTTAAACCCTAATTTTAATTCTAATGATGGGGATTAA
- a CDS encoding DUF1513 domain-containing protein produces MKRRTFIKSLALCGLSLSVGANLVACSTAKQSRFVSAASNHQGEHFVVAFDDAGNLLNQVKIANRGHDLVMLDDERVAAFSRRPFTKLFIVDLKHNMLQRTVTSEAGFHFYGHGVFDTKRNQLITTENQIESAKGYLVFRDATSFEVVKRIESGGVGPHQLALMPDGDHIVVANGGIKTHPKKGREKLNLDTMAPNLSYVHLSSGKVVETVIPPHFQLSLRHLAVAKSGEVIVGAQYQGHYRDTWPLVFSHKRGGELKPLDAKPDFWLAFNQYIASIAINDKENRIAVTSPRGGVVSFWQLDNHQLLNHQRFVDCAGVASSKDSIFVTNGKGQVVTNNSKSPLFQLQALRFDNHLIYS; encoded by the coding sequence GTGAAGCGCAGGACTTTCATAAAAAGTTTAGCACTGTGTGGCTTAAGTTTGTCGGTGGGGGCTAATTTGGTGGCATGTTCTACTGCCAAACAATCACGTTTTGTTAGTGCGGCATCAAATCACCAAGGCGAGCATTTTGTTGTGGCATTTGATGATGCTGGAAACTTATTAAATCAGGTAAAAATTGCCAATCGTGGCCATGATTTGGTGATGCTTGATGATGAACGTGTTGCTGCGTTTTCAAGGCGTCCGTTTACTAAGTTATTTATTGTCGATCTTAAACACAATATGCTTCAAAGGACTGTCACTTCGGAAGCTGGCTTTCACTTTTATGGCCATGGTGTATTTGATACAAAACGTAATCAATTAATAACCACAGAAAACCAAATTGAAAGTGCAAAAGGTTACTTAGTGTTTCGTGATGCAACGTCGTTTGAAGTGGTAAAGCGTATCGAGAGTGGCGGAGTCGGCCCACATCAGCTGGCATTAATGCCTGATGGTGATCATATTGTGGTTGCCAATGGCGGGATTAAAACTCATCCAAAAAAAGGGCGCGAGAAACTTAATCTCGATACGATGGCACCCAACCTAAGTTATGTGCATTTGAGTTCAGGAAAAGTTGTGGAAACAGTTATTCCGCCGCATTTTCAATTAAGTTTACGCCATTTGGCTGTTGCTAAAAGTGGTGAAGTGATTGTTGGTGCCCAGTATCAAGGTCACTATCGCGATACCTGGCCGCTGGTATTCAGTCATAAGCGGGGTGGTGAGCTTAAGCCACTTGATGCTAAGCCCGATTTTTGGTTGGCATTTAATCAATACATTGCAAGCATCGCGATAAATGATAAAGAGAATCGCATTGCAGTCACCTCGCCGCGTGGCGGCGTTGTGTCGTTTTGGCAGCTCGACAATCATCAGTTGTTAAATCATCAACGTTTTGTTGATTGTGCGGGCGTTGCAAGTTCAAAGGATTCAATTTTTGTTACCAATGGCAAAGGGCAAGTAGTGACAAATAATTCAAAATCACCACTTTTTCAGTTACAAGCATTGCGGTTCGACAATCATTTAATTTACTCTTAA
- a CDS encoding 1-acyl-sn-glycerol-3-phosphate acyltransferase codes for MTISNDKFADIRPYNDDEVAASVSRLLNDDAFISVIAEHNLPSWLRAIPFLGNYLVKSKLRNKYGKLKTVDEVQQAVARYLEILVKRTTSKVTFSGLDKLDKNKAYLFISNHRDIALDPAFVNYGLFQSDMKTVRIAIGDNLLQVPYMTELMRLNKSFIVKRSVKSPKEMLKTLTTLSHYIYDSLDTGNSVWIAQKEGRAKDGNDVTDPALIKMLQLHGRKLKMDFADYVKSINVVPVAISYEFEPCEKAKAKEQYHKATFGEYKKAQGEDIASIIEGFATNKGHVHLSFGEPISDNCETPEQLAQTIDNHIHANYFLHPNNYLAADKAAEQISDDAKRVYQSRFDGVAPELHEFIKQIYAKPVLNQK; via the coding sequence ATGACTATTTCAAACGATAAATTTGCAGATATTCGCCCATACAATGATGACGAAGTAGCCGCATCTGTTTCGCGACTTCTAAATGATGATGCATTTATCTCTGTAATCGCAGAGCATAACTTGCCGTCTTGGTTGCGTGCTATCCCATTTCTTGGCAATTACTTAGTAAAATCTAAGCTGCGCAATAAATATGGAAAACTTAAAACGGTTGATGAAGTGCAGCAAGCGGTTGCCCGTTACCTTGAGATTTTAGTAAAGCGCACCACATCTAAAGTGACATTTTCTGGGTTGGATAAACTCGATAAAAATAAAGCGTATTTATTTATTTCAAATCACCGCGATATCGCCCTAGATCCGGCATTTGTAAATTATGGCTTGTTCCAAAGCGATATGAAAACAGTGCGTATTGCAATTGGCGATAATCTGTTGCAAGTACCTTATATGACTGAGTTAATGCGCTTAAATAAAAGTTTTATTGTTAAGCGTTCAGTAAAGTCACCCAAAGAAATGCTTAAAACGCTGACGACCCTTTCGCACTATATTTATGATTCACTCGACACGGGTAATTCAGTATGGATTGCGCAAAAAGAAGGCCGTGCGAAAGATGGTAATGATGTAACCGATCCGGCACTAATTAAAATGCTGCAATTGCATGGTCGCAAATTAAAAATGGACTTTGCAGACTATGTTAAATCGATAAATGTTGTGCCTGTAGCGATTTCGTATGAGTTTGAGCCGTGTGAAAAAGCAAAGGCAAAAGAGCAATATCATAAAGCCACATTTGGTGAATATAAGAAAGCGCAGGGCGAAGATATTGCCAGCATTATTGAAGGGTTTGCTACCAATAAAGGGCATGTGCATTTATCGTTTGGTGAGCCAATTAGCGATAACTGTGAAACGCCAGAGCAATTAGCACAAACTATCGATAATCACATTCATGCTAATTATTTCTTACATCCAAACAATTACTTAGCGGCTGACAAAGCTGCTGAGCAAATCAGCGATGACGCGAAACGTGTTTATCAAAGTCGCTTTGACGGTGTCGCTCCAGAATTACATGAATTTATTAAGCAAATTTATGCCAAGCCGGTGCTAAATCAAAAGTAG
- a CDS encoding DUF1289 domain-containing protein, whose product MEQIEIFEIPSPCKGVCQVNNRGYCLGCFRSREERFHWNQLSNAQKKHIIRLCAQREKRIRQHQAQQQDSNSNGSEQTNLDF is encoded by the coding sequence ATTGAGCAAATTGAAATTTTTGAAATACCCAGTCCATGTAAAGGGGTATGTCAGGTGAATAACCGGGGTTATTGCTTAGGATGTTTTCGTTCTCGTGAAGAGCGTTTCCATTGGAATCAACTTTCAAACGCACAAAAAAAACATATCATTCGCTTGTGTGCCCAGCGAGAAAAGCGCATACGGCAACATCAGGCACAACAACAAGATAGTAACAGTAATGGTTCTGAGCAAACTAATTTAGACTTTTAG
- a CDS encoding type 2 periplasmic-binding domain-containing protein, with translation MKRLTASVVFIIAVFLFLKPVMAEQPTTTLVFNKPLDTKISRTLIKRLQSAYQAIGIEIKVVDFDHKSSLSAANAGELDGQIGRVIGISKEYPNLIASVTPLMNLNLVLITNKNSCTNCQLSDLKTISHNASYPFAQKYIEQENYQGEVITNSNLTSQLHMLRNQTIDGILVLEYLLEHQIEQRTFDFFERKIVSQKPIHHYLHRKHQAILIKLDQQLMQNTWAQLDHKKPK, from the coding sequence ATGAAGAGGTTAACTGCCTCCGTTGTATTTATCATAGCCGTGTTTTTATTTTTAAAACCTGTTATGGCTGAGCAACCTACCACAACCTTAGTATTCAATAAGCCTCTTGATACCAAAATTTCTCGCACCCTAATAAAACGTTTACAAAGTGCATATCAAGCCATAGGTATTGAAATTAAAGTAGTTGATTTTGATCACAAAAGCTCACTTTCAGCAGCCAATGCAGGTGAATTAGATGGGCAAATTGGCAGAGTTATCGGCATTAGCAAAGAGTATCCAAATTTAATTGCAAGCGTCACACCTCTGATGAATCTAAATCTGGTGCTTATTACCAATAAAAATTCATGCACTAATTGCCAATTAAGCGACTTAAAAACCATCAGCCATAATGCCAGTTACCCCTTTGCACAAAAATACATTGAGCAAGAAAACTATCAGGGCGAAGTAATTACTAACAGTAACCTCACCAGTCAATTGCACATGCTAAGAAACCAAACAATTGATGGTATTTTGGTTTTAGAATACTTGTTAGAACATCAAATTGAGCAACGTACATTCGATTTTTTTGAAAGAAAGATCGTTTCACAAAAGCCTATTCACCACTATTTGCATAGAAAGCACCAAGCGATATTAATCAAACTGGATCAGCAATTAATGCAAAACACATGGGCACAATTAGATCACAAAAAGCCAAAGTAG
- a CDS encoding DUF3283 family protein, whose product MSFNLCHLPRQEKYLIQLDYEASFWAFKVKRGKSTRDQIYSEILQRPQSEQGELKQRFERYLATMS is encoded by the coding sequence ATGTCTTTTAATTTATGTCATTTACCGCGTCAGGAAAAATATTTAATACAACTCGATTATGAAGCCTCATTTTGGGCGTTTAAAGTAAAGCGAGGCAAAAGTACGCGAGACCAGATATATTCTGAAATTCTGCAACGTCCGCAGTCAGAACAAGGAGAGCTAAAACAGCGTTTTGAACGGTATTTAGCGACAATGTCTTGA
- a CDS encoding GNAT family N-acetyltransferase, whose translation MSQLNCELLDPIMHPLINKFYQQHKVRGRAKSHDDVWVIKIEKQIVATAKVSPKQGHLLLTGVFTLPAYRSQRLASHLIAHLHSFYSQPIFTFAYSHLVTWYNRNKFKSVEPPTALAMLFQAYIRQGRDIQCMVSHQES comes from the coding sequence TTGAGCCAGTTAAACTGCGAGTTACTTGACCCAATCATGCATCCTTTAATCAATAAATTTTATCAACAACATAAGGTTAGAGGTCGCGCTAAAAGTCACGACGATGTGTGGGTTATCAAAATTGAGAAGCAAATTGTGGCCACTGCAAAAGTGAGCCCTAAACAAGGGCACTTATTGCTGACAGGGGTTTTCACTTTACCTGCTTATCGTAGTCAACGCCTTGCGTCTCACCTAATTGCTCACCTCCACAGCTTCTACTCACAGCCTATTTTTACATTTGCCTACTCGCATCTTGTAACTTGGTATAACCGCAATAAATTTAAATCAGTCGAGCCACCTACCGCGCTTGCGATGTTGTTTCAAGCGTATATTCGTCAAGGGCGTGATATACAGTGTATGGTAAGTCATCAGGAGTCATAA